tattctGAGTTACCCGAGTTACCAGTAACACTCATTAAACCAAACAGCACTCATTTTGACATTCGATTCTTTTGTACACATCGAGCAGAGATCCCAGATGAGCTATGTAGACAGAgtagttacattattttaatgctaTCAAAAACTATTAGTAGTAAATAATCAGAAAGAACAATTCTATATTTCGTCAAATGCCATAGCTAGATCTCATCAATTCTGTATGAGACCGGAATCAAAGCACTTTCAAAAAATCGTTGCCTTCATGCGATACAAAAATATATTACTTCACATATTTATCTGGCAACCCTTGTGCAATACCACGTTTTCTTTTACGAATTGTTTTGAAAAGAGTAGCATCGCCAAAAATAATTCTTCAATAAAAGATCAGAATGTCGGCTACAACCAAATCTCCCAAAACGAAATCGAAGAATAAACCTTTGATTCTGTCAAATAaggtaatgaaaaaaaaaacaaatttgttgCTTGTAGTTTCTaacttgtcttttatttttgtaGAAAAACATCTCATCAAAACAGTCCAAAACTCGGAATGAACAGAACGATAAGGGCATCATCTATGTGAAACATCTTCCAAACGGATTTTATGAGAAGCAATTAAAAACGTTCTTCTCTCAATTTGGGGATGTGACACAAGTGTATGTAGCACGTTCGAAGAAAACACTGCGAAGCCGCGGCTACGCGTATGTTGAATTTCTGTATCGTGAAGTAGCTCAAATCGCGGCCGAAACAATGAACAACTATCTGATGTTTGGAAAGATTCTTAAAACCGGAATACTGCCAGCTGGTGCGAAGAAGTTCCCAcagacatacaaaaaagtagtgGATTCGAACGGTAAAGAGACTACCACATATAAACTGCACCTGAAACGACTGGTGTCCAGAAGTAATGGACGTGTTACACCGGCCAGAATCGCGAATCGGAATAGTCGATCGAGATCCAAGCTGAATAACTTGAAACAGAAATATGCTGAATTAGGAATAGAATATGATGTTGATAGCATTATGCAAAAGagtgaataaatcttctgtTTCTTTtaagtttcataattttattgtctAAGAATGCCGGTATGGTCTTGATTTGAACATGATTAAATTCCGCTCAAAGGGCAAATCTAGCATTTTAAATATCGAACAGCTGTCAATTGGCTTGATTCTGATTGTCTAAACGTTTCTTCAGTTAGAGTGCACTAGAATAAACTTCAAAAACATTCTGTTAAACCGAGTTGAACTCAAGTGTCAACTATCTCTGATTCAGTATCTCTCGTTTCACTTGACAGTAGCTGTGTGGGTGCAAACggtgcaaacgagtttataataactaatgCATAGTATGCCATGGCAAATTGCGGTGGACATCGTTGCACTCAAGCGagctgtaacagaattgctttggacatttcaccacgaacaaccttacaggtatgaagtgtaccgctctgggtgattccgttttcaattaatagttataaaattcaCAGTAGCCAGGTCTGTATAATACAGccatgcagtttttttttaaagagtcTGTCTCCCAGTTCGTATTTGAATTCCGACCAATCAAATGTTCAATTTGTAAGCAGTTTTTCCAAATGGACAAGTTCTCGGTGAACGGCCACAATCAGGTTAAAACCAGAGGAAATTACAAGGTATAAACCATGGAATCTTCATATTATTTTTGGTTGGTGACTTCTCGCTCGAGTTGACGCCGGTTGATGGCTTCTAGACTGTATTGCCAATAAATATTCGTTAAAAGTCCCATGGACTTTCAAATCACTGGACTACCAGTTGTGTTTCAACAACGAGCTGTTCCGTTCAGATGAAAATACTTGAATTTTCGCCGCACTAACACGCGACGCCGTTTTCACTCTTTGAGAACCGTGCCGGAAATGCCTAAACTCATTAAAAACACATACATGTATATGTTTTTAATGAGTTTAGGCATTTCCGGCACGGTTCTCAAAGAGTGAAAACGGCGTCGCGTGTTAGTGCGGCGAAAATTTTGCATACGATAAATTTGATCAAaactaataatataaataatcaaaTGTCGAAAATACTAAAAATCGTCGCTTCTAAGCGGTTATGTAATTTGTGTAAATAATActatggattgactttgtaaacgcacTTGGAGACGCAATAGAGATAACTTGAGTAAAAACCcagttttaatgttttcttttaatttctaaaaactgtttaatttagccccggtctcccctatattatgaaaacaccACCTGAAATTTTCTGACGAATCATCAATCAATCTGCTTCTAAAAATTATCAGTTTAGTGTAAATCTACAGAAGTTTGATTAATTTTGTGAAATTCGCACACAAAGAGTGCAAATATagctagcatttggctgctttgtgttcgagaaaaatgttccgaacatttcaaaagggcctaaaaaacaattgacagaatctctttgtttactttctctttcgactatatctgcgttctTATACGcacgttcgttacatatttggtactGTTAGAAACATGGGAATATTATCCTTCATTCTACGCGAATATTTTGtaagtacacgtgaaaattaaggagatattaacacaagagaaaataaacaaagagaagctctcattggtttatgtgaccttatgaaatgttgacgtcgaattTGGCCCTTTGGaaagccagaaatgaatcccgtaaagcgttttgatagtttctttcgttgaaatatgcaaatccgaaataaaacAATCGACAtccaaattctgtatgttgtttatttgtttggagccgggaaaagcccgctggagctgaggtTCTTTAAACCtctttctccaacaggcataaaaccttctcgtcTTTAGCATCTACAGATTACAaatatccaacagatacattttttgGCTTAAAAATACAACTATCACTAATCTTTATCTCAacataacaaattaaaaaaaaaaataaataaataaagtaacaTGAAAACTCTAACTGTGCCTGTCTCTGAGATCGTAAATAGAATTAAAGCTAACTAGAGAGAGTATTCcggaaacgtttttttgcagtAGTACGCGACAAGTGTAAATCGAAAACATCTGAACAGCGATTGAAAAGGCGACACATACTGAGGAAAGGTTCGTTATATGCATAATTTGATCTAGCACGAGGTAAcctcagaaatggctggtaTCGAAGACTGCGTTGATGGatgttgaaattcaatttttgtaacagatctggacaatcaattcgtgataatattaaatcagaaacaaaaactGCTTTCGAGACATCACGGCGAACGGATAGCAGGTCAAGATACAACGGTCCTGGtagctgggaaggttatgaGGGTCGTTCCAAGGAAGACGACGAAGTGCAAAGCGA
This genomic window from Malaya genurostris strain Urasoe2022 chromosome 1, Malgen_1.1, whole genome shotgun sequence contains:
- the LOC131426142 gene encoding MKI67 FHA domain-interacting nucleolar phosphoprotein-like, yielding MSATTKSPKTKSKNKPLILSNKKNISSKQSKTRNEQNDKGIIYVKHLPNGFYEKQLKTFFSQFGDVTQVYVARSKKTLRSRGYAYVEFLYREVAQIAAETMNNYLMFGKILKTGILPAGAKKFPQTYKKVVDSNGKETTTYKLHLKRLVSRSNGRVTPARIANRNSRSRSKLNNLKQKYAELGIEYDVDSIMQKSE